From the Lolium rigidum isolate FL_2022 chromosome 2, APGP_CSIRO_Lrig_0.1, whole genome shotgun sequence genome, one window contains:
- the LOC124693564 gene encoding uncharacterized protein LOC124693564 — translation MDAQAPWRVGSRVSYKNATLALCAINALAVALLLRNHFSAWPRLAGSHRFDSAQLRYIWESEELRRAMEPVDLMKRVKEIEQESYGEHGMSTQEDPKQTAAVDLSNRLKDLRQGNDGSSQRALEEWRKRKMERARQRAIDKDAMMPGTKAR, via the exons ATGGACGCTCAGGCGCCGTGGAGGGTGGGCTCCAGGGTGTCGTACAAGAACGCCACCCTCGCCTTGTGCGCCATCAACGCGCTCGCGGTAGCCCTCCTCCTCCGCAACCACTTCTCGGCCTGGCCGCGCCTCGCCGGCAGCCACCGGTTCGACTCAG CTCAGCTACGGTACATATGGGAGTCTGAAGAGTTGCGTCGTGCGATGGAGCCCGTAGATTTGATGAAGAGA GTGAAGGAAATTGAGCAAGAATCTTACGGTGAGCATGGCATGTCAACGCAAGAAGATCCCAAGCAGACGGCTGCCGTTGACTTATCAAACAGGCTCAAGGATTTACGGCAAGGGAATGATGGCAGCAGCCAAAGAG CTCTGGAGGAGTGGCGCAAGCGGAAGATGGAGCGGGCGAGGCAGCGAGCGATCGACAAGGACGCGATGATGCCTGGGACGAAAGCACGGTGA